CGCCCGTATCGAGGAGAACCCCGGACTCGGTCCCGACGACCCCGTCGAGTTCGTCGAGCGGCGCAACGGCGTCTTCTACTTTCGAGCGGTCTGAGTCCCCCCGGCTTTGCGAGACGGCGTTACCGTCCGATAACGGGGTCTTTCAGCTCGACCACCTGCGCCATGATGGCCTCCACGTTGTCGTCGGCGACGCCGTTATCGCGCAGCGCCTGTTCGAGATACGTTCCGACGGTGTCGAACGCCTCCTCGTCGATATCGAGGTGGGCGTGCGCCTCGCGCATGTCGGCGCCGGAGTACTCGACGGGGCCGCCGGCGACGGAACTGATGAACTGTACCTGG
This genomic stretch from Haloprofundus salilacus harbors:
- a CDS encoding group I truncated hemoglobin, coding for MSQSVYREIGGLEAVESVVDDFYDRVLSDDRLVGYFEGMEMESLRAHQVQFISSVAGGPVEYSGADMREAHAHLDIDEEAFDTVGTYLEQALRDNGVADDNVEAIMAQVVELKDPVIGR